One region of Dehalococcoidia bacterium genomic DNA includes:
- a CDS encoding nitronate monooxygenase: MLKTRMTELFGCKHPIMLAGMNWVTTPELVAAVCNAGGLGIFATARCTPEETRKNINEIRKLTDQPFGINQLLILGQVARDTIQVAIEEKVPVINYTLGKPWFIDDVHKYGGKVIGTTAFVKHAIKAAELGCDAIVVTGTEAAAHGEEASTLVMLPIVAGKVKIPIISAGGYGDGRGLAAALSLGASAISMGTRFALTKESMVHENFKQLCLKANENDTIVSTKFDGMRGRALKTPVTERIARGGFPMVDAFRGAYETKQLFNLSWPKFIGMSFSMMGSDDQHPLWVQARQAAGYRRHTLAIYDGNMKDGIYFAGQILGACNDVPTVAELVDRIMVEAEATLKKTYSMLA, translated from the coding sequence ATGCTTAAAACCCGCATGACCGAGCTGTTCGGATGCAAGCACCCTATCATGCTGGCGGGCATGAACTGGGTAACCACCCCGGAACTGGTGGCCGCAGTCTGCAACGCGGGCGGACTGGGCATATTCGCCACTGCCAGGTGCACACCCGAGGAAACGAGAAAAAACATTAATGAGATCAGGAAGCTGACCGATCAGCCTTTCGGCATCAACCAGCTTCTGATTCTGGGGCAGGTGGCCCGTGACACCATCCAGGTGGCCATCGAGGAAAAGGTCCCCGTAATCAACTATACCCTGGGCAAACCATGGTTTATCGACGACGTGCATAAATACGGCGGCAAGGTGATCGGCACTACCGCCTTCGTTAAACACGCTATCAAGGCCGCCGAGCTGGGATGCGACGCCATCGTCGTTACCGGCACCGAGGCCGCCGCACACGGCGAAGAGGCCTCCACGCTGGTCATGCTTCCCATCGTCGCCGGCAAGGTTAAAATCCCCATCATTTCAGCCGGTGGATACGGAGACGGCAGGGGCCTGGCGGCGGCATTATCACTGGGCGCCAGCGCCATCTCCATGGGAACACGCTTCGCCCTGACCAAAGAGAGTATGGTGCACGAGAACTTCAAGCAGCTCTGCCTTAAAGCCAACGAGAACGATACAATCGTGAGCACCAAGTTCGACGGCATGCGCGGCCGCGCCCTTAAAACACCCGTTACCGAGCGTATCGCCAGGGGAGGATTCCCGATGGTAGACGCGTTCAGGGGCGCCTACGAAACCAAGCAGCTGTTCAACCTGAGCTGGCCGAAATTTATCGGAATGAGCTTTTCCATGATGGGATCGGACGATCAGCATCCCCTGTGGGTGCAGGCGCGCCAGGCCGCAGGCTATCGCCGCCATACGCTGGCCATCTACGACGGAAATATGAAGGACGGCATATACTTTGCCGGACAGATACTGGGCGCCTGCAACGACGTGCCCACGGTGGCCGAGCTCGTCGACAGGATTATGGTCGAGGCCGAAGC